A genomic window from Serratia liquefaciens includes:
- a CDS encoding LysR family transcriptional regulator: MLNLQRLAIFVAVVDAGSFTAAALALGQTKAVVSFNVKQLESELGVSLLVRSTRRLALTDAGERFYQRCLRLLQDAENLLDDVRRDHHGLSGVLRITTTPEYGAQVVVPAVAAFSQLHPRLRIQHVSSSYHADLISERFDVAIRLGQLADSSLRAALLDSFAIVPVASPAYLARHPVASLAQLAQAQWIAHSRLSSPLSWQVITPERQAVLFKVEDAATLMGDSAAALLAFALHGAGVALLPEWLVRPALVEGKLCPLLTDHQFPAQSIYALYPNTRHVPEKVRAFIDFLRARVATDE, encoded by the coding sequence ATGCTTAACCTGCAGCGTTTGGCTATCTTCGTGGCCGTGGTAGACGCCGGCAGTTTCACCGCCGCCGCGCTGGCGTTGGGGCAAACCAAGGCGGTGGTCAGCTTCAATGTCAAACAGCTGGAGAGCGAACTGGGAGTGTCGCTGCTGGTGCGCAGCACCCGGCGGCTGGCGCTGACCGACGCCGGCGAACGTTTTTATCAACGTTGCCTGCGGTTGTTGCAGGATGCGGAAAACCTCTTGGATGACGTACGTCGGGATCACCATGGGTTGAGCGGCGTGTTGCGCATCACAACTACCCCGGAATACGGCGCTCAGGTGGTGGTACCGGCGGTGGCGGCGTTTTCCCAACTGCATCCGCGTCTGCGCATTCAGCACGTTTCCTCTTCCTATCATGCCGATTTGATTTCAGAGCGTTTCGACGTGGCCATCCGGCTGGGACAACTGGCGGATTCCAGCCTGCGGGCGGCATTGCTCGACAGCTTCGCTATTGTGCCGGTCGCCTCGCCGGCCTACCTGGCCCGCCATCCCGTTGCGTCTCTGGCCCAGTTGGCACAGGCACAGTGGATTGCCCACAGTCGCCTCAGCTCGCCGCTGAGTTGGCAAGTCATTACCCCAGAGCGGCAGGCGGTGCTGTTCAAGGTGGAAGATGCCGCCACGCTGATGGGCGACAGCGCCGCGGCGCTGTTGGCGTTTGCTTTGCACGGTGCCGGGGTGGCGCTGTTGCCCGAATGGCTGGTGCGGCCTGCCCTCGTCGAGGGCAAGCTGTGTCCGCTACTGACGGACCATCAGTTTCCTGCGCAAAGTATTTATGCGTTATACCCCAACACCCGCCACGTGCCGGAAAAGGTGAGGGCGTTTATCGATTTTCTGCGGGCGCGGGTAGCCACGGATGAATAA